AGGAGGGAATTGATAATTTTGACTTGGAGACAGAAAAGGGCATTTTCAAAATTGGTGGAATGTTTGCAGTCTTAGAGGATTATGAAACTACAAAGATTAGGCTTATATTAACCTGAGGTGGTTGGAATGATAGCCATTGCAACTTTTACTGATCCTCGACCAACTGCTCTTTCAGAAGAACGTGAGAGAGCGTTAATGGAGAAGCACAGAGCTTTAATTGAAGCCTTGGAAGAATTTGGGGTTTTAGATGTCAATGAAGAGCTGAAAAAGTATGAAGCGTTTGAAAAAGGGGAGAACTTTGGGATTGATGGCAAAGAAGAAGTTCTTGAGGCAGCAAGGATAATAAACTCAAAAGATGTAAGCGGAATAATCCTCGGCTTATGGCACTGGACCGAAAGTAACCTTGTGACCCTTCTGGCTAAAGAAACAAACAAACCTCTGCTTTTATATGCAGATGACGACCCAGCGTGGGCTGGAACGACATGCATAACCTCCGTTGGATCATCACTTTGGGAAAGTGCCGTGAACTATTATGCACTTCATCACACGAGACTAAAAGGCGATGTTGGAAAAGTCAAAGCGTGGGTTAGGGCAGTTGAGGCAGTATCGAAGCTCTCCAAGAAGTCTCTCCTCATTTGGGGAGCGCCTTATACGTTGGGAATGGAGCATTTAATGGATGATCTGCCAAGACTAAAGCGCTTCATCGGAGATTTCTTAATGCTTGATCAGTACTTGATTGTCAGAAAAGCTGACGAAATGCTGAGTGATGAAAAAATCAGAGTTAAAGTAGAGGAGTTCTATGACTGGCTCACTTCAAAAGCTAAAGTAAAGTTCGACAATGTTATGTTAACCCAAGAAGCTCTGAGAAGGCAGATAGCTATCTATCTGGCGGCAAAGGACATTTGGGAGCAGTATAAAAATGAGGTTGCGGGAGTTTCGATTAAATGCCAGCCAGAGCTGAGTGAAATTTACGGGGTTACTGCATGTTTAATCCCAGCGCTGTTTCCATTCAGCTTAGATGCAAAAGGAGAGAAGCCGATAATTCCAGCCACCTGTGAGGGAGACATTAAAGGAACAATAAGCTCGATTTTACTGTTCTACCTAAGCGGGAAGCCCCCTCTTTTTGGGGACATAAAATATGTTGATGACGAACTCGTCCTGATAGCAAACTGTGGAGCCTCTTCGCTTTACTACGCAAAGCTGAGCGAAAATCCGGAGGAAAATCTGAGTGCAACG
Above is a genomic segment from Thermococcus sp. SY098 containing:
- a CDS encoding L-fucose/L-arabinose isomerase family protein, translated to MIAIATFTDPRPTALSEERERALMEKHRALIEALEEFGVLDVNEELKKYEAFEKGENFGIDGKEEVLEAARIINSKDVSGIILGLWHWTESNLVTLLAKETNKPLLLYADDDPAWAGTTCITSVGSSLWESAVNYYALHHTRLKGDVGKVKAWVRAVEAVSKLSKKSLLIWGAPYTLGMEHLMDDLPRLKRFIGDFLMLDQYLIVRKADEMLSDEKIRVKVEEFYDWLTSKAKVKFDNVMLTQEALRRQIAIYLAAKDIWEQYKNEVAGVSIKCQPELSEIYGVTACLIPALFPFSLDAKGEKPIIPATCEGDIKGTISSILLFYLSGKPPLFGDIKYVDDELVLIANCGASSLYYAKLSENPEENLSATTIQGQCQGKSGGALTYRTPKTTLTIARLIRIDGEYYLLYFLGEGVEITEEIEKKLKWGKQWPHTAVKNPLDKEKFIAVMGANHLSAVPGDYTTELRFIAKLWGIKAVNLADKEQVERLLEKV